One Cryobacterium roopkundense genomic region harbors:
- a CDS encoding DNA-3-methyladenine glycosylase family protein, whose protein sequence is MTLDALAPPNTTPDVYSTWQAPYPTSVALTLSRLRRGAGDPTHHVATDGTLWRTTLTPDGPATMRFTQSGLHTMRCEAWGEGARAAIDAAPVMVGALDDPAGFVPGIESLAVAHRRLPGLRIPCTGRVMESLIPAVLEQKVISQQAAAAWRRLVRAYGTPAPGPTPLAMLVVPTVRAWQLIPSWEWHKAGVDPRRAGIVQVCLGLARQLEGATSLSTADASARLRVAPGVGAWTAAETAQRAFGDADALSVGDFHLSGMIGHTLTGEAYTDEQMLVAMEKWRPHRYRVVRLLEASGLGVKPRRGPRASFVDHRKH, encoded by the coding sequence ATGACCCTCGATGCGCTCGCCCCGCCGAACACCACGCCAGACGTCTATTCAACGTGGCAGGCTCCGTACCCCACCAGTGTCGCCCTCACCCTCTCGCGGCTGCGGCGCGGGGCGGGCGATCCCACGCACCACGTGGCGACGGACGGAACGCTCTGGCGCACCACTCTCACCCCCGACGGCCCCGCCACGATGCGATTCACCCAGTCCGGACTCCACACGATGCGCTGCGAGGCCTGGGGTGAGGGCGCCCGAGCAGCCATCGACGCCGCGCCCGTGATGGTGGGAGCCCTGGACGACCCTGCGGGATTTGTGCCCGGCATCGAGAGTCTCGCGGTGGCGCACCGGCGCCTGCCTGGCCTACGAATCCCCTGCACCGGGCGGGTGATGGAGTCGCTCATCCCGGCCGTGCTCGAGCAGAAGGTGATCAGCCAGCAAGCCGCGGCGGCGTGGCGCCGCCTCGTGCGCGCCTATGGCACCCCCGCACCCGGGCCAACCCCGCTCGCCATGCTGGTGGTGCCCACCGTTCGCGCCTGGCAACTTATTCCCTCCTGGGAGTGGCACAAAGCCGGCGTCGACCCCCGCCGCGCCGGCATCGTGCAGGTCTGCCTCGGCTTGGCTCGCCAGCTCGAGGGCGCCACGAGCCTCTCGACAGCGGATGCCTCGGCCCGCCTCCGCGTGGCGCCGGGGGTGGGCGCGTGGACGGCGGCTGAAACCGCGCAGCGAGCGTTCGGGGATGCCGACGCCCTCTCGGTCGGGGACTTCCACCTGTCGGGCATGATCGGCCACACCCTCACCGGCGAGGCCTACACCGACGAGCAAATGCTGGTGGCCATGGAGAAATGGCGCCCGCACCGGTATCGGGTGGTGCGGCTGCTCGAGGCGAGCGGCCTCGGGGTCAAGCCGCGCCGCGGCCCGCGCGCGAGCTTCGTCGACCACCGCAAGCACTAG
- a CDS encoding GNAT family N-acetyltransferase yields the protein MIQIEREAPIGADVRQLLGEHLADMFATSPAESVHALDVRQLCEPEISFWTAREDGGLLGCGALKQLPSRQGEIKSMRTTAGARGRGVATLLLARIIEAARRDGNETVNLETGTEDYFAPARRLYSRNGFTDCEPFADYSLDPNSVYMELRLVD from the coding sequence ATGATTCAGATCGAACGCGAGGCCCCCATTGGAGCGGATGTGCGCCAGCTCCTCGGCGAGCATCTGGCCGACATGTTCGCCACTTCGCCCGCCGAAAGCGTGCACGCGCTCGATGTTCGCCAATTGTGTGAGCCTGAGATATCTTTCTGGACGGCCCGCGAAGACGGAGGCCTCTTGGGCTGCGGCGCTCTGAAGCAACTGCCGTCGCGCCAGGGTGAGATCAAGTCCATGCGCACGACCGCCGGCGCCCGTGGGCGAGGCGTGGCAACTCTGCTGCTCGCGCGCATCATCGAGGCCGCGCGCCGTGACGGAAACGAAACGGTGAACCTGGAGACGGGAACTGAGGACTACTTTGCGCCGGCTCGCCGGCTCTACTCCCGAAACGGATTCACCGATTGCGAACCTTTCGCCGACTACAGTCTCGACCCGAACAGCGTCTACATGGAGCTACGCCTCGTCGACTAG
- a CDS encoding RidA family protein — protein MSTLPIPVDPPQAVRSPAFAQGMILPAGPTLYVGGQNGIDSSGTLLKGLGRQTEQALRNVLAVLAEAGTGPEHVAKLTIYLAAGIDPGAAFAASQSVWGERRTAVTVLAVPMARPGVLVEIEAIAAVPQS, from the coding sequence ATGAGCACTCTTCCCATACCCGTCGATCCTCCACAGGCGGTCCGCAGCCCCGCATTCGCCCAGGGCATGATCCTTCCCGCCGGGCCGACGCTCTATGTCGGCGGCCAGAACGGCATTGATAGCTCCGGCACCCTGCTCAAGGGGCTGGGACGGCAGACCGAACAAGCCCTGCGTAACGTGCTCGCCGTACTCGCCGAGGCGGGGACTGGTCCTGAGCATGTCGCCAAGCTGACTATTTATCTCGCCGCCGGAATCGATCCGGGGGCTGCCTTCGCCGCTTCTCAGTCCGTGTGGGGAGAGCGCCGCACGGCCGTCACAGTGCTCGCAGTCCCGATGGCGCGGCCCGGGGTTCTCGTTGAGATCGAGGCAATAGCGGCCGTGCCGCAGAGCTGA
- a CDS encoding DUF5719 family protein yields MPSNSAPARIGKRAFTATVGLIGVALAVGVVGGGVLLPWPTIAAAPVSEVVTPTPSEQQRVCPGPLLTLAEDSTQAQAATSVGEAAAVYTARESASSSQNVAVETSEITAVDNSTGGSAALLLTVPVQADSTAAPLMAGSQSQTVATETLRGFAAAACAEATSDAWLVGGSTDVGRTSLVLLSNPTTVLATVDLNVFGEAGPVDAPGSTGILVQPGEQRIVSLAGLAPNLKSPVVHVQSRGGQTTATLEQSSIRGIEPGGVELIAPTTTPALQHVIAGVRLLAPPAAEISGTDAGIADGTPSVRVLVTGTEPATVQVGVTSTTDGAVGTSVEVELEPGIASEVPLPELTEGTFSVSVTADQPVVAAARTETVGAEGKDFAWFTASEPLNDDFLVSVAEGAGPVLHLVNTARTDARLAITPENGTRVTVAVPAGKPVDVPLVAGTNYTVSGPTAIVASVGYSGDGILSSYTVRPAGPLAATIRVYPH; encoded by the coding sequence ATGCCAAGTAATTCCGCACCGGCCCGCATCGGAAAGCGAGCCTTCACTGCCACCGTCGGCCTCATCGGCGTGGCATTGGCCGTGGGCGTGGTGGGCGGCGGCGTCCTGTTGCCCTGGCCCACCATCGCTGCGGCTCCAGTGTCGGAAGTGGTGACGCCCACTCCGAGCGAGCAGCAGCGGGTGTGTCCTGGGCCGCTGCTCACGCTCGCGGAGGACTCCACGCAGGCGCAAGCCGCCACATCCGTTGGCGAGGCCGCGGCCGTGTACACGGCGCGCGAGTCGGCGTCGAGCTCGCAGAACGTTGCTGTTGAGACGAGCGAAATCACCGCAGTCGACAACTCGACCGGAGGTTCGGCGGCGCTGCTGCTGACAGTGCCGGTGCAGGCCGACTCGACCGCCGCGCCCCTCATGGCCGGGAGCCAGTCGCAGACCGTCGCCACCGAGACTCTGCGCGGTTTCGCGGCGGCGGCGTGCGCCGAGGCCACGAGCGACGCGTGGCTGGTGGGCGGTTCCACCGACGTGGGCCGCACCAGCCTCGTGCTGCTCAGCAACCCAACCACGGTGCTCGCCACGGTCGACCTTAACGTGTTCGGCGAGGCCGGACCGGTCGACGCCCCTGGCTCGACCGGCATTCTCGTGCAGCCCGGCGAGCAGCGCATCGTGAGTCTTGCGGGACTCGCGCCCAACCTCAAGTCCCCCGTGGTGCACGTTCAGTCACGCGGCGGCCAGACCACGGCCACACTCGAGCAGAGCAGCATCCGTGGCATCGAACCGGGGGGCGTGGAGCTTATCGCGCCCACGACCACTCCCGCGCTCCAGCATGTGATCGCGGGAGTGCGCCTGCTCGCGCCGCCCGCCGCCGAGATCTCGGGAACCGACGCCGGCATTGCCGACGGCACGCCGAGCGTGCGCGTTCTCGTGACTGGCACGGAGCCGGCCACCGTTCAGGTGGGCGTCACGAGCACGACAGACGGGGCCGTCGGCACCTCCGTGGAGGTCGAGCTCGAGCCGGGCATCGCCAGCGAGGTTCCGCTTCCGGAGCTCACCGAGGGTACCTTCTCGGTGTCGGTCACGGCCGACCAGCCCGTCGTGGCGGCGGCCCGCACCGAGACCGTGGGCGCTGAGGGCAAGGACTTCGCCTGGTTCACGGCCTCCGAACCGCTCAACGATGACTTCCTGGTGAGCGTCGCCGAGGGCGCGGGGCCCGTGCTGCACCTGGTCAACACCGCGCGAACGGATGCCCGCCTCGCGATCACGCCCGAGAACGGCACCCGCGTCACGGTCGCGGTTCCGGCCGGCAAGCCGGTGGACGTTCCGCTCGTTGCGGGCACGAACTACACGGTGTCCGGACCGACCGCCATCGTGGCCTCAGTGGGATATTCCGGAGACGGCATCCTCTCGTCTTACACCGTGCGCCCGGCAGGGCCGCTCGCCGCCACGATCCGCGTGTACCCCCACTAG